The Burkholderiales bacterium genome segment CGCTTCTTTTTGTGGCGCGTAGCGCGCCCATCACGCCGAATTTATCGCGAGCGCGGCATGAGACGCAAGATCACCCGAGCCCGTCGGCCGATACTGCAAAAAAAAGCCCGACCTTCGCGGGTCGGGCTTGCACCAGATACGATCCGCCAACTCCCCGGAGGCTCGTCGGTGAAGTTACAGGAGATGGGTCGCAGAAGCGGCCCACCCGAAAGATAGCAACTGCCGCCCGCAGAGCGCAACGAGCAATGCGATGAGGTAAGACCATGCTTCAAGGCTCTGTATGTGAGGGGCGGGGCGTGGTATCGTCCGGGGGCATTTCGGGAAAGCATCGGGGAACACGAGTTGTATACCATCGGCCGTCTGGCCCACCGCGCGCAGGTCACCGCGGACAGCATCCGCTTCTACGAACGGCAGGGACTCCTTGCGGCGGCGACCAAGACCGCGTCGGGCTACAAGCTCTACGACGATCGCTCGGTGCGACGCCTCGCCTTCATCAAGCACGCGCAACAGTGCGGTTTCAATCTGACCGAGATCGGCGAGCTTCTCCTCGCGTCGGACACGCGGGGCGAGCATCAGGCCGGCCTCGACCTCGCCGCGCGCAAGCTCGCCGACATCCGCAAGCTGCGTGACGCGCTCGGACGCATGGAGCGCACGCTCACGCTGCTGGTGGATGCACGCAGCGACGCCGAGGAACGCGGGGTGCTGCCCGTCATCGTCGCGTTCGAAGCGGCGAGCGTGGAACCGTGACCTAGCCGCACGACGAGGGCAAAAAAAAACGGGCGCCGAAGCGCCCGTTTTCATTACTGCTGTCGTGCTTAGAAGCGATGGCGGACCGCGAAAGCGATCGCGTCTTCGTTCTGGCCGTTGACGATGGCACCGCCGAGGCCGCCGAGGCGGTAACCGGCGTTGTTGTCGTTGTCCAGACGCACGTAACCGAGCGTGAACTCGGTGCGCTTGCTGAACGTGTACACGTAGCGGACCTGCACGAGATTCGCGCCGGTATCGTTGCCCGGGCCGGGACGATAGCCGGAGCCGCCCGCCGGGCCGGCGACGAACGAGCCGCCCACGCCGGCGACGACCGGCGTCGCGAAGCCAGCGGGACCGCTCATGTCACGCGCTTGCGTGAACGCGGCACGCAGACCGTGCGGTCCGACGATGTGCCAGTCCACACCGACGTGCCAGGCTTTCGCCTTGACGTCACCCGCGGTGGTGTCGAAGCGCTGCTCGGTGTACTGACCGCCGAAGCGCACCGGACCCCAGGTGTACGCCGCACCGACGTGCCACGCGTTGTCCTTGCTGCTGTCCGGGCCGCCCGCGCCCGCGAAGTCGCGGAGCTGCTCGAAACCGGCCGAAATGTACAGCGGGCCGGCCGAGTACTGGCCGCCGATCGACATCACGCGCGCCTTGTTGTTGGTCGCGGCTTCGAGCGTGCCGGTCGAGGTCTGCGACGACGTGAACGCCGCCATCACCTGGAAGCCGGCGAACGTCGGGCTGTCGTAGGTGATCAGGTTGTTCTGGCGACGCTTGAACGTCGTGCGCGCACCGCCGACTGCGGTCGTCGTCGAGTTGCCGGTCAGCAGGAACGCGGTACCGAAGATACCGGTGTCGTTGCCGCCGACGGCCGTCGGGCTGATCGTGCGCTTGAACGGCGTGTCCCAGTTACCGATGAAGACGTTGCCGAAGCCGCCTTTCAGGCCGAGCGCGCTGTTACGCGAGCACCAGCCGTCCTGGTTCTGGCCGCGCGGATCCGCCGTGCTCGCGCACTGGAACCACGCCGACAGACCGCCGCCGAGCTTCTCTTCCCCTTTGAAGCCGATTTCGCTGCCGGGGGTCTGGATGAAGTCCGCATTGCTGCGCGATACCCCTGCCGCTGCGTCCGCCTGATCGGCGCGAACGGTGTATTCGACGTACAGCGTGCCGAACACCTGCACCGTGCTCGACTGAGCAAGCGCCAGGGCCGGTGCGCCGAACGCGCCGGCAAGAGCCGCTGCCAGTACCTTTTTATTCATGAGATCTCCTCGATGACGATGTCGAAAATGCGCGCGGCAAACCAACCGCACGCGCGCTTCCGGATGGAAGCTGTGCAGAGTATCGAACGATCGTTCATCGCATCGCTACACATTTACGCCGCCGCGCGCTTCGCGCGCGCCTTCGCGTTGCGCTCGAACAACACAGATGAACCCGGAACCTTGGTCTTCACTCCATGGTTTGCGGGCCGTTTCGAGACGTGACCGCAATACTCGGGCGCCATAGTCTCGGCACACGTCGAGGGGGGAACCCATGTTCAAGCACGAAGTGATCGAGCCGGAATTTGCGAATGAGCTGAAGGACGCCGACGGGACCGACGTCGACAGCGCGGAAGTGCGCGTGCGCACGCAGGGCTCGCGCTTGGTGCTGGAGATCGCGTCCGCGCTGAACGGCGTGAGCGTCGCCGCGCCGGTCGTGCTCTCGGGAGCGGCGAGCCGCGCGCTCGCCGCGGAGCTCATGAAGTGCGCCGATGCGGCCGAGCCGATCGACGATCAGGGCTGAGCGGACGCTTCCGAGATCCAGCGCGCGACCGCTGCGAGATCGCCGTCGCGCTGCAGATGCCCCATGAGCTGCGCGCCCACCGGCATGTCGGCCGACCGCAGCAGCGGCAGGCTGAAGGCCGGCAGGTGCAGAAAGCTCGCGAAGAGCAGGTACGCGCGGCTGCCGGTATGGCCGTGGCCGACCGGAGCGGGGCCTGAGGAAGAGAGCGTGAGTATCGCGTCGGCGCCCTGCATGGCCTCGCTCACGCGCGCTTTCATCGCCGCTTTCTCCGCAAGGCGCTCGGCGTAGAGCGCCGGGGTGATCTCGCGGGCGCGCGCAAGGCGGCTCTTCTGGCGCGTCTCCAGCAGGTCCGGGTGCCTCGCCAGGTACTGCTCGTAAGGCCACTTCATCTCGTACGCGCTGATGTCGACCGAGCGCTCGGCGAAGCCGCCGAAGAATTCGTCTTCGACCGCGGCGAAGCGCGGCTCGTCACGGCTGTCCACGAGCTCGACCTCGCGCGCACGCAGCGTCGAGCACAGCGCTTCGAACGATTGTTTCGTCGCCGCGTCGACCTCGGTCTCCCAGGCGTGGGTGCGCTGAACGATGAGGCGGCGCGGACGCCGCGCAGGCGGGAGATCGCCTGCGCCGTCCAGGCCCGGCGCGCCCGGCATGCCGCCGACGCCGAGCGCGATCCGCGAGGCGACCGACCACAGGTCTTCCAGGCTCGCCGCGATCACGCCGAGGTGATCGTGCGTGATCGAGATCGGGTGCACGCCCTGCATGGTGAGGGCCCCGTGCGTGGGCTTGAAGCCGAACGCGCCGCAGAAACCGGCGGGTCTGATCGTCGAGCCCTGCGTCTGCGTGCCGAGGGCGGCGGGCACCATGCCCGCGCCGACGGCCGCGGCGGAGCCGCTCGACGAGCCGCCGGGCGTGCGCGCGAGATCGAGCGGATTGCCGGTCTCGTTGGTCTCCCCGCCGGCGAAGGCCGTCGTCACGGTCTTGCCCACCACGACCGCGCCGCCGGAGCGCAGCGCGTGCACGCACGCCGCGTCCCAGCGCGGCTGCCAGTCCTTGTAGATCGCGTTGCCCATCTGCGTCGGCAGGTCCGCGGTCTCCATGATGTCCTTCACGCCGATCGGCATGCCGTCGACGGCCGAGAGCGGCCGGCCTTCGCGATAGCGCGCGGTCGCAAGGTCGGCGGCGCGCCGCGCGTTGTCGAGACCCAGCGTCACGAACGCGCGCACGTCGCGGTCGCGCGACTCGATGGCCGCGATGCAGCGCTCGAGATAGTCGCGCGGCGTGTCCTTGCCGGAAGC includes the following:
- a CDS encoding MerR family transcriptional regulator translates to MYTIGRLAHRAQVTADSIRFYERQGLLAAATKTASGYKLYDDRSVRRLAFIKHAQQCGFNLTEIGELLLASDTRGEHQAGLDLAARKLADIRKLRDALGRMERTLTLLVDARSDAEERGVLPVIVAFEAASVEP
- a CDS encoding porin, with the translated sequence MNKKVLAAALAGAFGAPALALAQSSTVQVFGTLYVEYTVRADQADAAAGVSRSNADFIQTPGSEIGFKGEEKLGGGLSAWFQCASTADPRGQNQDGWCSRNSALGLKGGFGNVFIGNWDTPFKRTISPTAVGGNDTGIFGTAFLLTGNSTTTAVGGARTTFKRRQNNLITYDSPTFAGFQVMAAFTSSQTSTGTLEAATNNKARVMSIGGQYSAGPLYISAGFEQLRDFAGAGGPDSSKDNAWHVGAAYTWGPVRFGGQYTEQRFDTTAGDVKAKAWHVGVDWHIVGPHGLRAAFTQARDMSGPAGFATPVVAGVGGSFVAGPAGGSGYRPGPGNDTGANLVQVRYVYTFSKRTEFTLGYVRLDNDNNAGYRLGGLGGAIVNGQNEDAIAFAVRHRF
- a CDS encoding amidase; this translates as MRSRYAIDFHTAREAFASGKDTPRDYLERCIAAIESRDRDVRAFVTLGLDNARRAADLATARYREGRPLSAVDGMPIGVKDIMETADLPTQMGNAIYKDWQPRWDAACVHALRSGGAVVVGKTVTTAFAGGETNETGNPLDLARTPGGSSSGSAAAVGAGMVPAALGTQTQGSTIRPAGFCGAFGFKPTHGALTMQGVHPISITHDHLGVIAASLEDLWSVASRIALGVGGMPGAPGLDGAGDLPPARRPRRLIVQRTHAWETEVDAATKQSFEALCSTLRAREVELVDSRDEPRFAAVEDEFFGGFAERSVDISAYEMKWPYEQYLARHPDLLETRQKSRLARAREITPALYAERLAEKAAMKARVSEAMQGADAILTLSSSGPAPVGHGHTGSRAYLLFASFLHLPAFSLPLLRSADMPVGAQLMGHLQRDGDLAAVARWISEASAQP